In Eublepharis macularius isolate TG4126 chromosome 4, MPM_Emac_v1.0, whole genome shotgun sequence, the following are encoded in one genomic region:
- the OGG1 gene encoding N-glycosylase/DNA lyase, with amino-acid sequence MDSRPAPLPRATPWRSLPCPRAELRLDLVLSGGQTFRWSETNPGYWTGVLAGRVWTLTQSEEHLWYTLHEEEKEEDRREEDILSEPPLKKGRRHQQLDTSRAGLSGHSGREQIRGVDGLEPSQILRDYFQLHISLAALYQGWSYTDAHFRNVAVKFPGVRVLRQDPVECLFSFICTSNNHLSRITNMIQHLCQAFGRRLCQLDTKTYHAFPSLQAMAGADAEARLRELGFGYRARFVSESARAVLKTLGGAAGLQHLRTVPYEQARHALCTLPGVGAKVADCVCLMALDKAEAVPVDTHIWQVAKRYYGQELGMGARSVTERVHREIGNFFRSLWGPYAGWAQAVLFCADLRKYESPDSDAKSQCAKLTKGSPSILT; translated from the exons ATGGACTCCCGCCCGGCGCCGCTGCCTCGCGCCACCCCCTGGCGCTCCCTGCCTTGCCCGCGCGCCGAACTCCGCCTAGACCTGGTGCTCAGCGGCGGGCAAACCTTCCG GTGGTCTGAAACCAATCCTGGCTACTGGACTGGCGTGCTTGCAGGACGGGTGTGGACCCTCACACAGTCAGAGGAACATCTCTGGTACACGCTACatgaagaggagaaggaggaggacagGAGAGAAGAAGACATTCTCTCCGAGCCACCGCTGAAGAAAGGCAGGAGGCATCAGCAGCTCGACACCAGCCGGGCAGGCCTGAGTGGACACTCTGGCAGAGAGCAGATCCGGGGGGTGGATGGCTTAGAGCCATCACAGATCCTCCGCGACTATTTCCAGCTACATATCAGCTTAGCTGCACTGTACCAGGGTTGGTCCTACACAGATGCCCACTTCCGGAATGTTGCGGTCAAGTTTCCTG GGGTGCGGGTGCTGCGACAGGACCCCGTGGAGTGCCTCTTCTCTTTCATTTGCACTTCCAACAACCACCTTTCGCGCATCACCAACATGATCCAGCACCTGTGCCAGGCCTTTGGGCGTCGCCTTTGTCAGCTGGACACCAAGACATACCACGCTTTCCCCTCCCTGCAGGCAATGGCAG GGGCAGATGCAGAAGCCCGGCTGCGGGAGTTAGGTTTTGGGTATCGGGCACGGTTTGTTAGCGAGAGTGCCCGCGCTGTTTTGAAGACCCTTGGTGGTGCTGCAGGCCTGCAGCACTTGCGCACGGTTCCTTATGAGCAAGCTCGTCATGCCTTGTGTACCCTGCCTGGCGTGGGAGCCAAG GTGgctgactgtgtctgtctcatGGCACTGGACAAGGCTGAGGCGGTCCCCGTGGATACCCATATCTGGCAGGTAGCCAAGCGGTACTACGGCCAAGAGCTGGGCATGGGGGCTCGCAGTGTGACGGAACGTGTGCATCGAGAGATTG GGAACTTCTTCCGGAGCCTGTGGGGACCATATGCTGGCTGGGCCCAGGCG GTCCTTTTTTGCGCTGATCTCAGAAAATATGAGTCTCCGGATTCAGATGCCAAATCCCAGTGTGCCAAACTCACCAAGGGCAGCCCCTCTATCCTGACATAG